A section of the Terriglobales bacterium genome encodes:
- a CDS encoding efflux RND transporter periplasmic adaptor subunit encodes MLAFASVATVLVWLAGCSQSGDKEPVVSVQAAPAQRTSIDRVVEAEGVLYPLQGAVLTPKISAPVRRFLVEKGSKVRRGQLLAVLENQDLAAAEMESKGAYEQAQATYETTTQAGVPEAMKKAEGDEKAARAAYEAQQKVYASREQLYKEGALPRKELDQAGVALTEARNQYEIARQHLAALEAGGKQQQLRAASGELAAAKGKYLGAAAQLGYSEIRSPIDGVVTERPLYPGQMAAAGEPLITVMDLSQVICRIHVPQEEAALLKVGDAATLTTGTEEAVPAKVALVSPAVDPGSTTLEVWVQAANKDNKLRPGTSARVVIVAEHVPGAVVVPAAALLSSEGTTSVMVVGADGRAHQRSVQAGIRHDSEVQITAGLQAGERVVTTGAYGLPDNTRVKVEEPGNAQGGAGKTDSSGPDHQ; translated from the coding sequence ATGCTGGCGTTTGCTTCTGTCGCGACGGTGCTGGTGTGGCTCGCCGGATGTTCCCAGTCCGGCGACAAAGAGCCCGTGGTCAGCGTGCAGGCGGCGCCCGCCCAACGCACCAGCATCGACCGGGTGGTGGAGGCGGAGGGCGTCCTCTATCCCCTGCAAGGAGCGGTGCTCACTCCCAAGATCAGCGCGCCGGTGCGGCGCTTCCTGGTGGAGAAGGGCAGCAAGGTGCGGCGCGGGCAGTTGCTGGCGGTGCTGGAGAACCAGGACCTGGCGGCGGCCGAGATGGAGAGCAAGGGCGCCTACGAGCAGGCGCAGGCCACCTATGAGACCACCACCCAGGCCGGCGTCCCCGAGGCCATGAAGAAAGCGGAAGGGGACGAGAAGGCGGCGCGGGCCGCCTACGAGGCGCAGCAGAAGGTCTACGCCAGCCGCGAGCAGCTCTACAAGGAAGGCGCGCTGCCGCGCAAGGAGCTGGACCAGGCAGGGGTGGCGCTCACCGAAGCGCGCAACCAGTACGAGATCGCGCGCCAGCATCTGGCCGCACTCGAGGCCGGAGGGAAGCAGCAGCAACTGCGCGCCGCTTCTGGGGAACTGGCGGCGGCCAAGGGCAAGTATCTGGGCGCGGCGGCCCAGCTCGGCTACTCCGAGATCCGCAGCCCCATCGACGGCGTGGTCACCGAGCGCCCGCTCTATCCCGGGCAGATGGCGGCCGCGGGCGAGCCCCTGATCACGGTGATGGACCTGTCGCAGGTCATCTGCCGCATCCACGTGCCCCAGGAAGAGGCGGCGTTGCTCAAGGTAGGCGACGCGGCCACGCTGACCACGGGCACGGAGGAGGCCGTCCCCGCCAAGGTCGCGCTGGTGAGCCCGGCGGTGGACCCGGGCAGCACCACCCTCGAGGTCTGGGTGCAGGCGGCGAATAAGGACAACAAGCTGCGCCCCGGCACCAGCGCGCGGGTCGTGATCGTGGCCGAGCACGTGCCGGGCGCGGTGGTGGTGCCGGCGGCGGCGCTGCTGAGCAGCGAGGGTACGACCTCGGTGATGGTGGTGGGCGCGGACGGGCGCGCGCACCAGCGCAGCGTGCAGGCGGGCATCCGCCACGACAGCGAGGTCCAGATCACCGCCGGGCTGCAGGCGGGCGAGCGCGTGGTCACCACCGGCGCCTACGGCCTGCCCGACAACACCCGCGTCAAGGTGGAGGAACCCGGGAACGCCCAGGGAGGCGCGGGCAAGACGGATTCCTCGGGCCCCGACCACCAGTAG